The genomic interval GTCAGTGTGCCGTCCGAATTAAAGCGGTCATAGGAGGTCCCCCGAGGGCACACGTCCCAGATATcgcgaggaggggggggggggcacgggggacAGCGGATCTCCCGCGCCCGTTGGGCCCGCAGCTTCATGGCCTCGCGCGCTGGCCTCTGGTCCTTGCCGATGGGCTGCGACTTGACCGGTTCTGGGACAGTGGGCAGCCTCCAGGACAGGGCCTGCCTGCTCACGTCCCGGCTTGGGGGCCCCTGCCGGGACCATCTCGGGATGGTCAGGCTGGGAGGGGTCTTGCGGCCAGGATAGGCATCGCCTGCTGGGTCCAGGGCGGCGAGCCAGGATGGAAGCTTCGAACCAGGCAAGGTGGCTGGGTGGGCCATGGGGGGCCCGGCAGGAGGCTGTGGCTTCCgaaggacttggcccaggggcgCGCACTCTGCGGAGGGCAAAGAGAATGGCACTAACCTGGAATCCTCCTCGTCCCGTGTCCAGGGTGGtctccgggcccgggcctccgGTGCAGAGGGCCGTCCTGAACCCTGCCGGGGGGCGTCAACTACCAGGCTCTGGCCGTGGACCTCCGACGCCGGACCCGCATCTTCCGTCTGAGCGAGGTGGAGCCGAAGGGTCCGGGATTCCTTGGGCGTCGTGGTGTGGTCCACAGAGCCCCAACCGGGCTGCCTTGCCGCCACAGCTCGCTCAGGACCGCTGGATCCTGCGAGCGAACCAGCCGCAGCCATTCCCGGGTTGGCCGCTCCGACAGCCTTACCTCCTCGGGCGGCCCTGGGGGGTTTGGGCGTCGTGGGACCCTCCGGCGTGTCGTCTTCCCTCagtggggagaggagcggagggatcCGAAACTCGGCGAGCACCATCTCCACGTCCACGGGGCGGGTGTCCGGCCCCAGCCACTCGAAACGTCTGCTGCTACTCCCCGGGAGGGCGCCCTCGCGGCTGGGCTTCTCTGGCGCCGAGCTGGCGCCGCAAACGGGCAAAGCAGCGCCTGAATGAAAGGGGTCGAAGGGAGCCCCGCCTGGGCACACGTCCCAGCAGATATCGCGAGGAGCGGAGGGGGGACACGGGTGACCGGATCTCCCGCGCCCGTTGGGCCCGCAGCTTCATGCCCTCGCGCGCAGGCCTCTGGTCCTTGCCGATGGGCTGCGACCTGACTGGTTGAGGGACGGTGGGCAGCCTCCAGGGCAGAGCCTGCCTGCTCACGTCGCGGCTGGGGGGCCCCAGCCGGGACCATCTCGGGATGGTCAGGCTGGGAGTGGGCAGGAGGCCAGGATAGACTTCGCCTGCTGGGTCCGGGGCGGCGAGCCCGGATGGAAGCCTCGAGCCAGGCAAGGGGGCCGactgggccgggggaggcccaGCCACCGGGTGGGGGTTTCTAGTGGCTGGGCCATGGGCGGGCAAAGGGAAGGACCCTGAGCTGGAATCCTCCCCGGTCCGGCTCCACGATGGCAGCGGATCTTGGGCGCCGCCGCCTAGCTTCGGGGCCCCAGCGCCCGGGGCCCAGGACTCCCCTGAATCCTGCCCGATGACCGAAGCTTCCAGCCTCCGTCCTGGGAGCCTCGTGGTCTGGTGCGGCCGGCGGCTTGCGGCCGTGCTCGCGGGGCGGCGGAGTGCACactggccggcgggggcggggctcttCGGCCCCAACGCGTGGAAGACCCCCACCGACTCCTGCAGCCGGGTGGCCAGGGAGTCCCGGGCCATTCTTCCGGCTTGCTGGCTCCGCGCCTCccgccttcctctcccactgctcCCGAGCCTGCCCGGTTTGTCTTCTCCGCTGGAGACACAGGGCGGCAGCCACCCGTGCCCGTTCTGCTGGAgcccttccttcctggaactgcCACTGGTCGCTGCGGGAACGGAAGGCACAAGCCGACCCGGCCCACTCCAAAGCGCTGGCTCTCCGGCGTCAGGCACCAACTCCCCAAGACCTGTAGAATTCCCGGCCAGGAAGACAAGTAAGTCAAACCCTTGAGGTTGCTTCGGCGCGAATCTCACAGCCCCACCCGCAACCCCCAGCCGCTCCCCAGTTCTAGGCTCCGACCCCTCCGTCTCGCCCCTCCTCGCTTCCCCGCAGCGGCTCCCCGCTCACTGACCCGACCCCCTGCCGTCTACCCGGCCTCCGAGCCGGGAAACAAAATCCAAATCTTCAGCTCAGCAGACTCCCGAGCTGCTCCTCCTCGGCGGGAATCCCTGGCCAAGTCTCTGAGAGCAACACAACACACTGCGCCATCGACGAGGTGAGCTCCTGGTCGACAGGGAAGATGGGGTCCTTCTTCTGTTTTTATACTCTCCCTAACGCGTAGTTCGGGGTGGAGCAGGCAGCAGGCACTCTATGACGCACATGGGTCCGCTGAACGGTCGATGACTCCCACACGAGAGAGAAGGACCGCCTCACCCCCGCGGCTTTGGCCCTTGATTCACACCAGGTCCAAGTCTCGTCAACAGGTGGATTTGCGGCAATCAGGCTGCCACCACCTCGCCCAACCGACTCCTAAACGTCGACAGTTTTCTGCCTCTCTCATTCTTTCACCAGCTCTGATGttctccctcgctccctctctccctctctctctttctctccctcttcctctcgctctctatctttctctttctaGATGGAACTCACCCGAAGGGGAAGCatcgagagagggagaaagacagaaaaagaaggggagaaatacACGTGATATCAACGTATTGAACCAGCGCGCGAGAGAGggccggggcagagagagggagagagagagagagagagagagagagagagaaagtcaggcatggagcctgtgtgtgtgtgtgtgtgtgtgtgtgtgtgcaagagaGAGAGCGCTGAAGCATGGGCGCTTTACTGAATCAGGTTATGAGGGAGAGTCTGAAAGTAGCTGGGTCGGGGTCAACCCGGGAAAGTGAGGGCCAGCAGAGGCTAGCGCGGGGTAAGCCTGGGAATTATCCATCGGTAAACTCCACCCTTGTGAGTCTCCACCTGCATCTCTGCGCAGCCCAATTCCATCCGTGATGGTTTTAGAGGCTGCTGTTCCAAGTCATTTGGCTGTTCACCTCCCCGACTGTCCCTTGTGTGGCATGAAGTTCCCTTACCCCCCACCGGAATTGCTCAGTATAGACTGGTCTGAACCCTCAGCACACATCCGTAATGCATTTCTCCGTACCATTTCTGCCGCCGCAGCTGTGTTTCCTGGCGTATGACTTAAACCCCGGCCAAGAGGAGAGATTGGTGGGAAGGTCCCATCCCCCGGCGCACACGGGTCGGTCCCAAGCTaaggggaattcattcactcgtgtttcccgagcgctcagtgtgtgcaaggcactgtcccgAGAGCAAGGGAGGCCCCAGGATAACCCCAGACacaacccctccccacaaccagctcacggtctacagggggagacaacagTAAGTGGAAGAGGAACTAAAGGAACAGGTAAATGAATTCCAAATAAACGTATACATGGGCGTCACAAGGCGAGGGGTTCAGCCGGGGGGCTGATAAAATAGTCACGGAGGGATAGACTAAAGCGGTTGTATTGAGGTGGCGCCCCTCTAAGCATGGCTGGCGCCACAGCCGCTGTGCCCCGTGGCGCCTAGTTGAAGGGCCGGTGATTGTCAGGACGGCGCGGGGTCCAGTCCCAGGCAcgtaggaagggaaggagaatggagaatggaggagggggaatctCCGCTGGGGAATCGGAGGGGTGAAGATGCGAAGCCATTGGCACAGGGTGACTCCCGCCTCTGGGAAGCTGCCCTGAGGAGGCGGTCCCGTGGagcggggaaagggaaggctgACTAGCTGAGCTTCGGGGCTGAAGGAAGGTTCCTCGCtctgggagggaggtggtggttgGGCCCCGGCAGGAACCCGGGCCTTCCGAGCCGCCAAAGCCCGGGGCTCGGCTCTCCCGGCATCCTGCCGGCCGGATgcagctcccaggcctggtcctcaGTGCCATGGGAGTTGCTGCGGAGAGCAGGGCTCGCGGTCCCCCCTTCCCCAAGTGATGCCACGGTTCTCGGGGCTCTGGGCCGCTTGCGCCCAGGTCACCCGGGAGCTGCGCCCCGGCCTAGCGGCTGGTGCGCACTCTGCTAGCGGCCCGGTTCGCTCGCAGGCCGGCCCGGCTTCCGCTCGTGGCCCAGAGCGCCGGGTCGGGCAGCGATGGCTCCCTGCCCGCTGCGCGCCTCGGGCCTGGACCATTCTAGGGCGCGGCCCCTGGGGGCCGCGGCCGGCCTGCTGCTGCGGAGCCCGGGGCGCAAAGGCGCAGAGCGGCCTCCTAAGGGAAGGGTTGTTCTGAAGCCCGGCGCGTGCACACATCCCAGATATCacgaggaggtgaggggggacaTGGGATCTCCCGAGCCCGCTGGGCCCGCCGCTTCATGGCCTCGCGCACTGACCTGAGATCTTTGGGAATGGGCAGTGACCTCACAGGTCCCGGGACGGTGGGCAtcctccagggcaggggctgGCTGCTGAAATCGATCGGAGGAGCGGCCCCAGGCCGGAGGCTGcgaagggggagctggggagtgggCTGAAGCCGGGGCTGCGCAGCGGAACTAGGGCCAGGCACGGGGGCAGGGGTGGCCAGGGGTGGTCCGGCCGGTGGCTGGGGTGGACTCTGAGCGGCTGGCCGTAGGGGCGGGCGACCAGGGTCCGGCCAAGGGCAGGGCGCTAGCCTGGAATGCGCGCTCGTCCGAGTGGGCGGTGATCGGTGGCCCTCGGCGCGTCCGACTGGCTTCTGGACCCGGTCATCTGGGGCCGAGGGCTGTCCTGAGTCCTTGCCGGGGGCTGCAGCTTGGGAGCTCCTTAACTGCAGGCGTGTGGCCTGGACAGGGAGGCGTGCGCTGCCCGAGCCCAGGCGCCCGCCAGAGAGAGCAGCGAGGTCCCAGGAGCTGAGGCCCGTCGGTGCCACCGCGGGGCTAACCTCCAGGGACCTTTGCAAGCTGGCGTCCAGGGGGCCCCGGGTCCTTTTTCCCGGTGGCAGGCTGACCTCCTCCTGGCTTCTGCTCCTTTTGCGTGAAGGCCGGCTCCATTTCCCCGGCTCTTCCCAAGGGGTGTCCCATGGAGGCTGCTCGTTCGCCgctgcagggctggggctggggctgcggcCGTCTACCTTGTCGTCCCTGGGGGCCCTGACCTGGCTCCCATCCCAGCCTCGCTTTGGGCGGATTTCCCTGGAAGGACGTCCCCTGGCTTCCCTCCCTGGGCCCTCGGCCTCGCTCTGGAGCGGGCCCTTGGTGTCCCCGGTGGAGCggggagggctgggctgggcctgcccgattctcctgtctctcttgttCCTGGCAGAGGTTCTTCTTTCGTCCGTCGCCTGAGCCTGACCTCCATGGGCGTCTGCGGTGGGCTTGCCGTCCAGCGGCCTGGGACACTGGGGGCCCGAGCCACCCCTCGGAGCGGGACGGAGCGGAGCGTTCCGCCCTTCCTCCAGCCCATGGGCCTGATCCACAGAGGCCGAGACAGGCCGCTCAGGACCGGTGGAGCCCGCAAGCGCACCCGCTGCGCCCTGCCCCGGGATGGACGTTCCGCGAGCCTTACCTCCTGGGACGGCTCGGGTTGCTTTGGCCTTGCTTGGACCGCCGGGGCCTTCGTCGCcgctgagaggagagaggagcggaGGGATCCGAATCTCGGCGAGCACCTGCTCGATATCCACGGGACAGGGGTCGGGCCGGGGTCCTCCTTCGGGGCCCGCCAGGGAACCAAGACATCCGTTGTTTCTGCCGGGGAGGGCTTCCTCGCGGCTGGGTTTCTCTGGCGCCGAGCCGGCGCCGCAAATGGTCAGTGTGCCGTCCGAATTAAAGCGGTCATAGGAGGTCCCCCGAGGGCACACGTCCCAGATAtcgcgaggaggggagggggggcacggGGGACAGCGGATCTCCCGCGCCCGTTGGGCCCGCAGCTTCATGGCCTCGCGCGCTGGCCTCTGGTCCTTGCCGATGGGCTGCGACTTGACCGGTTCTGGGACAGTGGGCAGCCTCCAGGACAGGGCCTGCCTGCTCACGTCCCGGCTTGGGGGCCCCTGCCGGGACCATCTCGGGATGGTCAGGCTGGGAGGGGTCTTGCGGCCAGGATAGGCATCGCCTGCTGGGTCCAGGGCGGCGAGCCAGGATGGAAGCTTCGAACCAGGCAAGGTGGCTGGGTGGGCCATGGGGGGCCCGGCAGGAGGCTGTGGCTTCCgaaggacttggcccaggggcgCGCACTCTGCGGAGGGCAAAGAGAATGGCACTAACCTGGAATCCTCCTCGTCCCGTGTCCAGGGTGGtctccgggcccgggcctccgGTGCAGAGGGCCGTCCTGAACCCTGCCGGGGGGCGTCAACTACCAGGCTCTGGCCGTGGACCTCCGACGCCGGACCCGCATCTTCCGTCTGAGCGAGGTGGAGCCGAAGGGTCCGGGATTCCTTGGGCGTCGTGGTGTGGTCCACAGAGCCCCAACCGGGCTGCCTTGCCGCCACAGCTCGCTCAGGACCGCTGGATCCTGCGAGCGAACCAGCCGCAGCCATTCCCGGGTTGGCCGCTCCGACAGCCTTACCTCCTCGGGCGGCCCTGGGGGGTTTGGGCGTCGTGGGACCCTCCGGCGTGTCGTCTTCCCTCagtggggagaggagcggagggatcCGAAACTCGGCGAGCACCATCTCCACGTCCACGGGGCGGGTGTCCGGCCCCAGCCACTCGAAACGTCTGCTGCTACTCCCCGGGAGGGCGCCCTCGCGGCTGGGCTTCTCTGGCGCCGAGCTGGCGCCGCAAACGGGCAAAGCAGCGCCTGAATGAAAGGGGTCGAAGGGAGCCCCGCCTGGGCACACGTCCCAGCAGATATCGCGAGGAGCGGAGGGGGGACACGGGTGACAGCGGATCTCCCGCGCCCGTTGGGCCCGCAGCTTCATGCCCTCGCGCGCAGGCCTCTGGTCCTTGCCGATGGGCTGCGACCTGACTGGTTGAGGGACGGTGGGCAGCCTCCAGGGCAGAGCCTGCCTGCTCACGTCGCGGCTGGGGGGCCCCAGCCGGGACCATCTCGGGATGGTCAGGCTGGGAGTGGGCAGGAGGCCAGGATAGACTTCGCCTGCTGGGTCCGGGGCGGCGAGCCCGGATGGAAGCCTCGAGCCAGGCAAGGGGGCCGactgggccgggggaggcccaGCCACCGGGTGGGGGTTTCTAGTGGCTGGGCCATGGGCGGGCAAAGGGAAGGACCCTGAGCTGGAATCCTCCCCGGTCCGGCTCCACGATGGCAGCGGATCTTGGGCGCCGCCGCCTAGCTTCGGGGCCCCAGCGCCCGGGGCCCAGGACTCCCCTGAATCCTGCCCGATGACCGAAGCTTCCAGCCTCCGTCCTGGGAGCCTCGTGGTCTGGTGCGGCCGGCGGCTTGCGGCCGTGCTCGCGGGGCGGCGGAGTGCACactggccggcgggggcggggctcttCGGCCCCAACGCGTGGAAGACCCCCACCGACTCCTGCAGCCGGGTGGCCAGGGAGTCCCGGGCCATTCTTCCGGCTTGCTGGCTCCGCGCCTCccgccttcctctcccactgctcCCGAGCCTGCCCGGTTTGTCTTCTCCGCTGGAGACACAGGGCGGCAGCCACCCGTGCCCGTTCTGCTGGAgcccttccttcctggaactgcCACTGGTCGCTGCGGGAACGGAAGGCACAAGCCGACCCGGCCCACTCCAAAGCGCTGGCTCTCCGGCGTCAGGCACCAACTCCCCAAGACCTGTAGAATTCCCGGCCAGGAAGACAAGTAAGTCAAACCCTTGAGGTTGCTTCGGCGCGAATCTCACAGCCCCACCCGCAACCCCCAGCCGCTCCCCAGTTCTAGGCTCCGACCCCTCCGTCTCGCCCCTCCTCGCTTCCCCGCAGCGGCTCCCCGCTCACTGACCCGACCCCCTGCCGTCTACCCGGCCTCCGAGCAGGGAAACAAAATCCAAATCTTCAGCTCAGCAGACTCCCGAGCTGCTCCTCCTCGGCGGGAATCCCTGGCCAAGTCTCTGAGAGCAACACAACACACTGCGCCATCGACGAGGTGAGCTCCTGGTCGACAGGGAAGATGGGGTCCTTCTTCTGTTTTTATATTCTCCCTAACGCGTAGTTCGGGGTGGAGCAGGCAGCAGGCACTCTATGACGCACATGGGTCCGCTGAACGGTCGATGACTCCCACACGAGAGAGAAGGACCGCCTCACCCCCGCGGCTTTGGCCCTTGATTCACACCAGGTCCAAGTCTCGTCAACAGGTGGATTTGCGGCAATCAGGCTGCCACCACCTCGCCCAACCGACTCCTAAACGTCGACAGTTTTCTGCCTCTCTCATTCTTTCACCAGCTCTGATGttctccctcgctccctctctccctctctctctttctctccctcttcctctcgctctctatctttctctttctaGATGGAACTCACCCGAAGGGGAAGCatcgagagagggagaaagacagaaaaagaaggggagaaatacACGTGATATCAACGTATTGAACCAGCGCGCGAGAGAGggccggggcagagagagggagagggagagagagagagagagagaaagtcaggcatggagcctgtgtgtgtgtgtgtgtgtgtgtgtgtgtgtgtgtgtgtgtgtgtaagagagagagcgCTGAAGCATGGGCGCTTTACTGAATCAGGTTATGAGGGAGAGTCTGAAAGTAGCTGGGTCGGGGTCAACCCGGGAAAGTGAGGGCCAGCAGAGGCTAGCGCGGGGTAAGCCTGGGAATTATCCATCGGTAAACTCCACCCTTGTGAGTCTCCACCTGCATCTCTGCGCAGCCCAATTCCATCCGTGATGGTTTTAGAGGCTGCTGTTCCAAGTCATTTGGCTGTTCACCTCCCCGACTGTCCCTTGTGTGGCATGAAGTTCCCTTACCCCCCACCGGAATTGCTCAGTATAGACTGGTCTGAACCCTCAGCACACATCCGTAATGCATTTCTCCGTACCATTTCTGCCGCCGCAGCTGTGTTTCCTGGCGTATGACTTAAACCCCGGCCAAGAGGAGAGATTGGTGGGAAGGTCCCATCCCCCGGCGCACACGGGTCGG from Ornithorhynchus anatinus isolate Pmale09 unplaced genomic scaffold, mOrnAna1.pri.v4 scaffold_279_arrow_ctg1, whole genome shotgun sequence carries:
- the LOC114808861 gene encoding basic proline-rich protein-like, with the translated sequence MARDSLATRLQESVGVFHALGPKSPAPAGQCALRRPASTAASRRPHQTTRLPGRRLEASVIGQDSGESWAPGAGAPKLGGGAQDPLPSWSRTGEDSSSGSFPLPAHGPATRNPHPVAGPPPAQSAPLPGSRLPSGLAAPDPAGEVYPGLLPTPSLTIPRWSRLGPPSRDVSRQALPWRLPTVPQPVRSQPIGKDQRPAREGMKLRAQRAREIRCHPCPPSAPRDICWDVCPGGAPFDPFHSGAALPVCGASSAPEKPSREGALPGSSSRRFEWLGPDTRPVDVEMVLAEFRIPPLLSPLREDDTPEGPTTPKPPRAARGGKAVGAANPGMAAAGSLAGSSGPERAVAARQPGWGSVDHTTTPKESRTLRLHLAQTEDAGPASEVHGQSLVVDAPRQGSGRPSAPEARARRPPWTRDEEDSSGDEGPGGPSKAKATRAVPGGKARGTSIPGQGAAGALAGSTGPERPVSASVDQAHGLEEGRNAPLRPAPRGGSGPQCPRPLDGKPTADAHGGQAQATDERRTSARNKRDRRIGQAQPSPPRSTGDTKGPLQSEAEGPGREARGRPSREIRPKRGWDGSQVRAPRDDKVDGRSPSPSPAAANEQPPWDTPWEEPGKWSRPSRKRSRSQEEVSLPPGKRTRGPLDASLQRSLEVSPAVAPTGLSSWDLAALSGGRLGSGSARLPVQATRLQLRSSQAAAPGKDSGQPSAPDDRVQKPVGRAEGHRSPPTRTSAHSRLAPCPWPDPGRPPLRPAAQSPPQPPAGPPLATPAPVPGPSSAAQPRLQPTPQLPLRSLRPGAAPPIDFSSQPLPWRMPTVPGPVRSLPIPKDLRSVREAMKRRAQRAREIPCPPSPPRDIWDVCTRRASEQPFP